A single window of Gambusia affinis linkage group LG18, SWU_Gaff_1.0, whole genome shotgun sequence DNA harbors:
- the ppm1ka gene encoding protein phosphatase 1K, mitochondrial has product MSSPVLLNLLRCSRFSMCRQSLFGLEASTQSGQAGGPLGLVGVRRASGSIRFGSDGSGQPVTWDSFGIWDNRIEEPILLPSSIRYGKPIPQISLSRVGSASVLGLRKQNEDRLRIARIHDTLLYFAVFDGHGGPHAADYCCTFMEKFIRDALEEEDDLEKVLKKAFLEADNALHTHLSYFNNDSVLRSGTTATVALLHDGIELVVASVGDSRAMLCRKGHANKLTKDHTPDRKDERKRIQEFGGFLSWNSVGQANVNGRLAMTRSIGDFHLKSSGVIAEPETHRLSVQHTNDSFLALTTDGINFLLSDQEICDVINQCQDPTEAAEIISQQALQYGSEDNATIAIIPFGAWGKHKSSAKTYSMSRNFASSGRWA; this is encoded by the exons ATGTCGTCTCCTGTGCTGCTGAACCTGCTGCGCTGCAGCCGCTTCTCCATGTGCAGACAAAGCCTCTTCGGTCTGGAAGCCTCCACACAGTCTGGGCAG GCTGGTGGACCGTTGGGGCTGGTGGGTGTGCGGCGGGCCAGCGGGTCGATCAGGTTTGGCAGTGATGGCAGTGGCCAGCCGGTGACCTGGGACTCGTTTGGTATTTGGGATAACCGGATAGAAGAACCAATATTACTGCCTTCCAGTATCCGCTATGGAAAACCCATTCCACAG ATCAGCCTGTCTCGGGTCGGCAGTGCGTCTGTTTTGGGTCTCCGGAAGCAGAATGAGGACCGACTCCGTATCGCCCGTATCCATGACACGCTGCTGTACTTTGCCGTGTTTGATGGTCATGGCGGCCCACACGCTGCCGACTACTGCTGCACCTTCATGGAGAAATTCATCAG AGACGCTttggaagaggaagatgatcttgagaaagttttaaagaaagctttCTTAGAAGCCGATAATGCTTTACACACACACCTGAGCTACTTCAACAATG ACTCAGTTCTGAGGTCAGGTACAACAGCAACAGTTGCTCTGCTACATGACGGCATTGAGCTGGTAGTTGCCAGCGTCGGTGACAGTCGGGCGATGCTGTGCAGGAAGGGACATGCCAACAAGCTCACCAAAGACCATACACCAGACCGCAAAGACGAGAGGAAACG GATCCAGGAGTTTGGTGGTTTCCTGTCGTGGAACAGCGTCGGTCAGGCAAACGTTAACGGGCGGCTCGCCATGACGCGCAGCATCGGAGACTTCCACCTGAAATCCAGTGGCGTCATCGCAGAGCCGGAAACGCATCGTCTCTCT GTCCAACATACCAATGACTCCTTCCTGGCTTTGACCACAGACGGCATTAACTTCCTGTTGAGTGACCAGGAgatctgtgatgtcatcaatcAGTGCCAAGACCCGACTGAAGCAGCAGAGATCATCTCTCAGCAG gcGTTGCAGTACGGCTCCGAGGACAACGCCACCATCGCCATCATCCCGTTTGGAGCCTGGGGGAAACATAAAAGCTCCGCCAAAACCTACAGCATGAGCAGGAACTTCGCTTCGAGCGGCCGATGGGCGTAG